The genomic window CATGGACACGCGCGGCCAGGGCAGCGCGTGGGGCACGGGCGGCGGCACGCCCGACCCGCACGGGACGGGGCCCTCGTTCCCCGGCTTCATGACCCGCGGCATCCACGACCCCGCCGAGTACTACTACCGGCGCGTGTTCACCGACGCCGTGCTCGCGATCGACGCGGTGCGCTCGCTCGACGTGGTCGACGCGTCGCGCGTCGCGGTCGCCGGCGGATCGCAGGGCGGCGGCATCGCGCTCGCGGCGGCCGGCCTGGTCGACGGGCTCGTCGGCGCGATGCCCGACGTGCCGTTCCTCTGCCAGTTCGAGCGGGCCGTGGGCCTGACCGACCGCGACCCCTACAACGAGATCGTGCGGTTCCTCTCGGTGCACCGCGATGCGGCGCCCACCGCGTTCCGCACGCTGTCGTACTTCGACGGCGTGAACTTCGCCAAGCGCGCCACGGCGCCGGCGTTCGTCTCGGTCGCGCTCATGGACCCGATCTGCCCGCCGTCGACCGTCTTTGCGATGGCGAACCACCACGCGGTCGGGGCCGAGGTCGTCGAGTACGCGTTCAACGAGCACGAGGGCGGGCAGGGCGTGCACTGGCAGCGCCAGGCCGAGTGGCTCGCGGCGCGGCTCGCCGCGGGCTCGGGCGAGGCCACGGCCGCCTGAGGCCCGGGCTCAGCGGTCGGAGAACTGCTCGAGCTCGTCCTCACCGACGGCGATGCCGGCCTCGCTGAGCCGCTGGCGCAGCAGCTCGGCCTCGTCGTGCGCGTGTCCCAGCCGCACGTCCTCGCGGACCTGCTCGAGGATCCCGCGGATCTGCTCGGTGCGGGTCGCCTCCGTGGCGCCGTGCTCGATCGGCGCGTCCTGGAAACCGGGGTCGTCGGCCATGGTCACTCCCTCCAACGGCGCCGGGTGGGGCGCCAC from Agromyces aurantiacus includes these protein-coding regions:
- a CDS encoding acetylxylan esterase, which encodes MPRFDLPADELRTYRPEVAEPDDFDEFWASTLAESRALAEPPRLTRVDSPLALVDVFDVEFSGYAGDPVKGWFLVPAGATGPLPAVVEFNGYGGGRGLPHERLGWAAAGYAYFFMDTRGQGSAWGTGGGTPDPHGTGPSFPGFMTRGIHDPAEYYYRRVFTDAVLAIDAVRSLDVVDASRVAVAGGSQGGGIALAAAGLVDGLVGAMPDVPFLCQFERAVGLTDRDPYNEIVRFLSVHRDAAPTAFRTLSYFDGVNFAKRATAPAFVSVALMDPICPPSTVFAMANHHAVGAEVVEYAFNEHEGGQGVHWQRQAEWLAARLAAGSGEATAA